In the genome of Palaemon carinicauda isolate YSFRI2023 chromosome 15, ASM3689809v2, whole genome shotgun sequence, one region contains:
- the LOC137653944 gene encoding uncharacterized protein: MVFLLLEVVYAARLTLLFAIEVFLLPTRELGGASSVLRPRRSPQRFLLDVSRPLQLHHWTPLHIVRDLQRLPDLWIFLHRSWKLTRLAHKRSPAVAKDLSTRQRSPAAEGESTRQRSPARHRSPCAPARQRAPARQRAPARQRAPERQRAPARQSVPARQRSPARHDPGSGRRQQDSSFSFSPAITCAASELAHASALACAPSCGLTFAHFQSWTRHYAPTRSLEVSCTRPRAASGTRFYTCWPCAPVACSRPRTCAPAISCAPLRSIACAQALFSAPACPRSCSPKVTYALSQMCAIAHLLALRAIARMCAIARQHAVARRHSPGRQSSALRPRPPSPVRPRSPSPARLRVKLRFVHRASTSVTPSLIPARYCNASSLASLQERVQPGHHLHDPTPTSAEQRAHRRRGGLQRAVVQGVKLAFADLCLKPTTASTPLKRKRGVEFMVTSPWVKLTPKKSVRKAPSPPQTFSPSPVDEAFPSSGESIEVRPSPTAPMGETPP; this comes from the exons atggtgttcctgctcctagaggtcgtctATGCCGCAAGGCTCAccctcctcttcgccatagaggtcttccttctccctacaagggagttaggaggcgcctcttcagttcTTCGCCCTCGACGTTccccgcagaggttcctcctcgacgtgagtcgaCCTTTGCAGCTTCATCACTGGACACCTCTGcatatcgttcgcgatctccaacgcctgccagacctgtggatcttccttcaccgttcctggaagctgacgcgct tagcgcacaagcgctctcctgcggtTGCTAAGGACCTttctacgcgccagcgatctcctgctgcagaAGGAGAGtcaactcgtcagcgctctcctgctcgtcaccgttctcct tgtgcacctgcgcgtcagcgcgcacctgcgcgccagcgcgcacctgcacgccagcgcgcACCTGaacgtcagcgcgcacctgcgcgtcAGAGCgtacctgcgcgccagcgttcgcccgcgcgccatgatcccggatctgggcgcaggcaacaagactcttccttctccttctcgcccGCTATCACTTGCGCGGCTTCGGAACTCGCCCACGCGTCAGCCCTTGCCTGCGCGCCATCATGCGGACTCACCTTTGCGCACTTCCAGAGTTGGACGAGACactacgcgcccacgcgctcactAGAAGTCTCCTGCACGCGCCCTCGAGCAGCCTCCGGTACGCGCTTCTACACCtgctggccctgcgccccagtCGCCTGCTCCAGACCCCGCACCTGCGCTCCAGCGATCTCTTGTGCGCCCCTGCGATCCATCGCCTGTGCGCAAGCACTCTTCAGCGCGCCCGCGTGCCCACGATCCTGCTCGCCGAAGGTCACCTACGCGCTATCTCAAAtgtgcgcgatcgctcaccttctcgccctacgcgccatTGCTCGCATGTGCGCCATCGCCCGCCAACACGCCGTTGCGCGCCGTCATTCTCCCGGCCGCCAAAGCTCGGCCTTACGCCCGCGCCCACCctcgcctgtgcgcccacgctcccCTTCGCCAGCACGCCTGCGCGTGAAACTGCGATTtgtccatcgcgcgagcaccagcgtgACCCCAAGCTTGATTCCCGCCAGGTATTGCAACGCGAGCAGCctagcgagtcttcaggagcgtgtacaaccaggtcatcatcttcatGATCCCACCcccacaagcgcagaacagcgcgctcacaGGAGGAGGGGCGGTCTtcagag agctgtcgtccagggtGTTAAGCTTGCCTTCGCTGATTTGTGTCTCAAACCTACGACAGcttcgaccccactgaagaggaagagaggagtagagttcaTGGTGACTTCTCCTTGGGTCAAACtgactcctaagaagtccgtaaggaaggctccttccccccctcagacgttctctccttctcctgtggacgaagcttttccgtcctcaggagaatctatcgaggtgagaccttctcccaccgcaccaatgggagagaccccaccatGA